In Heterodontus francisci isolate sHetFra1 chromosome 46, sHetFra1.hap1, whole genome shotgun sequence, a single window of DNA contains:
- the LOC137356958 gene encoding neuronal acetylcholine receptor subunit beta-2-like isoform X3, with protein sequence MVSLAQLISVHEREQIMTTNVWLTQEWNDYRLTWNPAEYEEIIKVRLPSTHIWLPDVVLYNNADGTYEVSFYSNAVVSYDGSIFWLPPAIYKSACKIEVKHFPFDQQNCTLKFRSWTYDRTEIDLVLRSDVASLDDFTPSGEWDIVALPGRRNENPDDHTYVDITYDFIIRRKPLFYTINLIIPCMLITSLAILVFYLPSDCGEKMTLCISVLLALTVFLLLISKIVPPTSLDVPLMGKYLMFTMVLVTFSIVTSVCVLNVHHRSPTTHTMPLWVKLVFLDKLPAILLMKQPRNNCAKQRLRQQRGRTAAGGGGRGGRWLPPRDIIEPCAYLLNRASVHGYGAQFVQLPEAANGVRDHWRRLSHGQSCSPRIEETMDGVEFIADHLQSEDDDQSVVEDWKYVAMVIDRLFLWIFVVVCVFGTTGMFLQPLFQNLKFKKLIPSIAPEEE encoded by the exons ATGGTCTCCCTGGCACAGCTCATTAGTGTG CATGAACGGGAGCAGATAATGACCACCAATGTCTGGCTCACACAG GAGTGGAATGATTATCGACTGACCTGGAATCCAGCAGAATACGAGGAGATAATAAAGGTTCGGCTCCCGTCCACACACATATGGCTCCCGGACGTGGTCCTTTATAACAA CGCTGACGGCACGTACGAGGTGTCCTTCTACTCCAACGCGGTGGTTTCGTACGACGGCAGCATCTTCTGGCTGCCTCCTGCCATTTACAAGAGTGCCTGCAAGATCGAGGTTAAACACTTCCCCTTTGACCAGCAGAACTGCACCCTCAAGTTCCGCTCCTGGACCTACGACCGTACAGAAATCGACCTGGTGCTGCGCTCGGACGTGGCCAGCCTGGACGACTTCACGCCGAGTGGCGAGTGGGACATTGTGGCACTGCCAGGGCGGCGGAATGAGAACCCAGATGACCACACTTACGTGGACATCACGTATGACTTCATCATACGGAGGAAGCCACTCTTCTACACCATAAACCTCATCATCCCCTGCATGCTCATCACCTCCCTGGCCATCCTGGTCTTCTACCTGCCCTCGGACTGCGGTGAGAAGATGACTCTCTGCATCTCTGTGTTGCTGGCGCTCActgtcttcctcctcctcatctccaagATCGTGCCCCCCACCTCGCTGGACGTGCCACTGATGGGCAAGTACCTGATGTTTACTATGGTCCTGGTGACATTCTCCATCGTGACTAGCGTGTGCGTGCTCAACGTGCACCACCGCTCACCCACAACCCACACGATGCCCCTCTGGGTCAAGCTGGTGTTCCTGGACAAGCTGCCCGCCATCCTACTCATGAAGCAACCCAGGAACAACTGTGCCAAGCAGAGGCTGCGGCAGCAGCGGGGCCGGACGGCGGCAGGAGGAGGAGGTAGAGGAGGCAGGTGGCTGCCACCCAGGGACATCATCGAGCCCTGCGCCTACCTCCTCAACCGGGCCTCCGTGCATGGGTACGGGGCACAGTTTGTGCAGCTGCCAGAGGCCGCCAATGGAGTGCGAGACCATTGGAGGAGGTTGTCGCATGGGCAATCCTGCAGCCCCCGTATCGAAGAGACGATGGACGGAGTGGAGTTCATTGCCGATCACTTGCAAAGTGAGGACGATGATCAAAGC GTGGTTGAGGACTGGAAATATGTTGCTATGGTGATTGACCGCCTCTTCCTGTGGATTTTCGTGGTGGTGTGTGTTTTTGGGACCACCGGCATGTTTCTGCAGCCACTCTTCCAGAACCTGAAGTTCAAAAAATTAATCCCATCCATCGCTCCAGAAGAGGAATAG
- the LOC137356958 gene encoding neuronal acetylcholine receptor subunit beta-2-like isoform X1: protein MMHGGMVGEPTATAQLDFRKITRTFSTALKHEREQIMTTNVWLTQEWNDYRLTWNPAEYEEIIKVRLPSTHIWLPDVVLYNNADGTYEVSFYSNAVVSYDGSIFWLPPAIYKSACKIEVKHFPFDQQNCTLKFRSWTYDRTEIDLVLRSDVASLDDFTPSGEWDIVALPGRRNENPDDHTYVDITYDFIIRRKPLFYTINLIIPCMLITSLAILVFYLPSDCGEKMTLCISVLLALTVFLLLISKIVPPTSLDVPLMGKYLMFTMVLVTFSIVTSVCVLNVHHRSPTTHTMPLWVKLVFLDKLPAILLMKQPRNNCAKQRLRQQRGRTAAGGGGRGGRWLPPRDIIEPCAYLLNRASVHGYGAQFVQLPEAANGVRDHWRRLSHGQSCSPRIEETMDGVEFIADHLQSEDDDQSVVEDWKYVAMVIDRLFLWIFVVVCVFGTTGMFLQPLFQNLKFKKLIPSIAPEEE from the exons ATGATGCATGGGGGAATGGTTGGCGAACCTACCGCCACAGCACAACTGGACTTCAGGAAGATTACGCGCACTTTCTCTACAGCTCTTAAG CATGAACGGGAGCAGATAATGACCACCAATGTCTGGCTCACACAG GAGTGGAATGATTATCGACTGACCTGGAATCCAGCAGAATACGAGGAGATAATAAAGGTTCGGCTCCCGTCCACACACATATGGCTCCCGGACGTGGTCCTTTATAACAA CGCTGACGGCACGTACGAGGTGTCCTTCTACTCCAACGCGGTGGTTTCGTACGACGGCAGCATCTTCTGGCTGCCTCCTGCCATTTACAAGAGTGCCTGCAAGATCGAGGTTAAACACTTCCCCTTTGACCAGCAGAACTGCACCCTCAAGTTCCGCTCCTGGACCTACGACCGTACAGAAATCGACCTGGTGCTGCGCTCGGACGTGGCCAGCCTGGACGACTTCACGCCGAGTGGCGAGTGGGACATTGTGGCACTGCCAGGGCGGCGGAATGAGAACCCAGATGACCACACTTACGTGGACATCACGTATGACTTCATCATACGGAGGAAGCCACTCTTCTACACCATAAACCTCATCATCCCCTGCATGCTCATCACCTCCCTGGCCATCCTGGTCTTCTACCTGCCCTCGGACTGCGGTGAGAAGATGACTCTCTGCATCTCTGTGTTGCTGGCGCTCActgtcttcctcctcctcatctccaagATCGTGCCCCCCACCTCGCTGGACGTGCCACTGATGGGCAAGTACCTGATGTTTACTATGGTCCTGGTGACATTCTCCATCGTGACTAGCGTGTGCGTGCTCAACGTGCACCACCGCTCACCCACAACCCACACGATGCCCCTCTGGGTCAAGCTGGTGTTCCTGGACAAGCTGCCCGCCATCCTACTCATGAAGCAACCCAGGAACAACTGTGCCAAGCAGAGGCTGCGGCAGCAGCGGGGCCGGACGGCGGCAGGAGGAGGAGGTAGAGGAGGCAGGTGGCTGCCACCCAGGGACATCATCGAGCCCTGCGCCTACCTCCTCAACCGGGCCTCCGTGCATGGGTACGGGGCACAGTTTGTGCAGCTGCCAGAGGCCGCCAATGGAGTGCGAGACCATTGGAGGAGGTTGTCGCATGGGCAATCCTGCAGCCCCCGTATCGAAGAGACGATGGACGGAGTGGAGTTCATTGCCGATCACTTGCAAAGTGAGGACGATGATCAAAGC GTGGTTGAGGACTGGAAATATGTTGCTATGGTGATTGACCGCCTCTTCCTGTGGATTTTCGTGGTGGTGTGTGTTTTTGGGACCACCGGCATGTTTCTGCAGCCACTCTTCCAGAACCTGAAGTTCAAAAAATTAATCCCATCCATCGCTCCAGAAGAGGAATAG
- the LOC137356958 gene encoding neuronal acetylcholine receptor subunit beta-2-like isoform X2, producing the protein MTTNVWLTQEWNDYRLTWNPAEYEEIIKVRLPSTHIWLPDVVLYNNADGTYEVSFYSNAVVSYDGSIFWLPPAIYKSACKIEVKHFPFDQQNCTLKFRSWTYDRTEIDLVLRSDVASLDDFTPSGEWDIVALPGRRNENPDDHTYVDITYDFIIRRKPLFYTINLIIPCMLITSLAILVFYLPSDCGEKMTLCISVLLALTVFLLLISKIVPPTSLDVPLMGKYLMFTMVLVTFSIVTSVCVLNVHHRSPTTHTMPLWVKLVFLDKLPAILLMKQPRNNCAKQRLRQQRGRTAAGGGGRGGRWLPPRDIIEPCAYLLNRASVHGYGAQFVQLPEAANGVRDHWRRLSHGQSCSPRIEETMDGVEFIADHLQSEDDDQSVVEDWKYVAMVIDRLFLWIFVVVCVFGTTGMFLQPLFQNLKFKKLIPSIAPEEE; encoded by the exons ATGACCACCAATGTCTGGCTCACACAG GAGTGGAATGATTATCGACTGACCTGGAATCCAGCAGAATACGAGGAGATAATAAAGGTTCGGCTCCCGTCCACACACATATGGCTCCCGGACGTGGTCCTTTATAACAA CGCTGACGGCACGTACGAGGTGTCCTTCTACTCCAACGCGGTGGTTTCGTACGACGGCAGCATCTTCTGGCTGCCTCCTGCCATTTACAAGAGTGCCTGCAAGATCGAGGTTAAACACTTCCCCTTTGACCAGCAGAACTGCACCCTCAAGTTCCGCTCCTGGACCTACGACCGTACAGAAATCGACCTGGTGCTGCGCTCGGACGTGGCCAGCCTGGACGACTTCACGCCGAGTGGCGAGTGGGACATTGTGGCACTGCCAGGGCGGCGGAATGAGAACCCAGATGACCACACTTACGTGGACATCACGTATGACTTCATCATACGGAGGAAGCCACTCTTCTACACCATAAACCTCATCATCCCCTGCATGCTCATCACCTCCCTGGCCATCCTGGTCTTCTACCTGCCCTCGGACTGCGGTGAGAAGATGACTCTCTGCATCTCTGTGTTGCTGGCGCTCActgtcttcctcctcctcatctccaagATCGTGCCCCCCACCTCGCTGGACGTGCCACTGATGGGCAAGTACCTGATGTTTACTATGGTCCTGGTGACATTCTCCATCGTGACTAGCGTGTGCGTGCTCAACGTGCACCACCGCTCACCCACAACCCACACGATGCCCCTCTGGGTCAAGCTGGTGTTCCTGGACAAGCTGCCCGCCATCCTACTCATGAAGCAACCCAGGAACAACTGTGCCAAGCAGAGGCTGCGGCAGCAGCGGGGCCGGACGGCGGCAGGAGGAGGAGGTAGAGGAGGCAGGTGGCTGCCACCCAGGGACATCATCGAGCCCTGCGCCTACCTCCTCAACCGGGCCTCCGTGCATGGGTACGGGGCACAGTTTGTGCAGCTGCCAGAGGCCGCCAATGGAGTGCGAGACCATTGGAGGAGGTTGTCGCATGGGCAATCCTGCAGCCCCCGTATCGAAGAGACGATGGACGGAGTGGAGTTCATTGCCGATCACTTGCAAAGTGAGGACGATGATCAAAGC GTGGTTGAGGACTGGAAATATGTTGCTATGGTGATTGACCGCCTCTTCCTGTGGATTTTCGTGGTGGTGTGTGTTTTTGGGACCACCGGCATGTTTCTGCAGCCACTCTTCCAGAACCTGAAGTTCAAAAAATTAATCCCATCCATCGCTCCAGAAGAGGAATAG